One Embleya scabrispora DNA segment encodes these proteins:
- a CDS encoding response regulator transcription factor, which translates to MNDTTGHDPRSADATRRLRVVVADDQAAIREPLAAVLALAEDIDVVAAAADGDEVLAAAAAGPVDVVLMDLRMPRTDGIEATRRLTEEHPGVAVVVLTTFADDDSILAALSAGARGYLTKNAGRQDIVRAIRAAAAGQSVLDREVQDRLLATVRTRATTPKDNLPDDITPREREVLALIGQGLPNRAIAEKLFISEATVKTHINNLFAKAGIRDRADAVRRAIAAGL; encoded by the coding sequence ATGAACGACACCACAGGGCACGACCCGCGATCGGCCGACGCGACCCGGCGGCTGCGGGTGGTGGTGGCCGACGACCAGGCCGCCATCCGCGAACCGCTGGCGGCCGTGCTCGCGCTCGCCGAGGACATAGACGTCGTCGCGGCCGCCGCGGACGGGGACGAGGTGCTCGCCGCCGCGGCCGCGGGCCCGGTGGACGTGGTGCTCATGGACCTGCGCATGCCCCGGACCGACGGCATCGAGGCGACCCGGCGACTGACCGAGGAACACCCCGGGGTGGCCGTCGTCGTCCTGACCACCTTCGCCGACGACGACTCGATCCTGGCCGCGCTGAGCGCGGGTGCGCGCGGCTACCTGACCAAGAACGCGGGCCGCCAGGACATCGTCCGCGCGATCCGGGCCGCCGCCGCGGGCCAGTCCGTGCTCGACCGCGAGGTCCAGGACCGGCTGCTCGCCACCGTCCGCACCCGGGCCACGACGCCGAAAGACAACCTCCCCGACGACATAACACCCCGTGAACGCGAAGTCCTCGCGCTCATCGGCCAAGGCCTGCCCAACCGGGCCATCGCCGAGAAACTCTTCATCAGCGAGGCCACCGTCAAGACCCACATCAACAACCTTTTCGCCAAAGCCGGCATTCGCGACCGCGCCGACGCGGTGCGCCGAGCCATCGCGGCGGGTCTGTAA
- a CDS encoding sensor histidine kinase, with translation MGYGRAVPVSESVPVPGSARGRESGPRATARHDPRVQWVVSLGVIAVGIATIRPVGSSGRGLAVVVLIALNSLFLLGRNVPEDRVPPRVGVVWMVLGLVAAAALVGTARGGTSYLFAYFLVGHIGYRLPLAQAAPLAVLGGLLCGGVLYLHLGPGHEALPWGLGLSTTLPVVMGIISRSRQRAVEAVIESAESAERAARAEARTAALAERSRIARDVHDVLAHSLAGINMQLELVDALLDTGDLAKVREANDKAHSLVKESLKQAQWTVHALREDALPLMASLTAMVESSGHRDALTVGGTVREPPARTVQHLLRIAQEALTNAARHAPGGDVRVEVTFAAASITLRIRNGPATLEAAGPGGGMGLIGMRERIAMVDGTLTAGPITEGPERGGWQVEAVIPE, from the coding sequence ATGGGATATGGTCGCGCCGTGCCCGTATCCGAGAGTGTTCCCGTCCCCGGGTCGGCCCGGGGACGGGAGTCCGGCCCGCGAGCGACGGCACGCCACGATCCCCGGGTGCAGTGGGTCGTCAGCCTCGGCGTCATCGCCGTGGGCATCGCGACGATCCGCCCGGTGGGCTCCAGCGGTCGCGGTCTGGCCGTCGTCGTCCTCATCGCGCTCAACTCCCTGTTCCTGCTGGGCCGCAACGTCCCCGAGGACAGGGTCCCCCCACGCGTGGGCGTGGTATGGATGGTGCTGGGCCTCGTGGCGGCGGCCGCCCTGGTCGGCACCGCCCGCGGCGGTACGAGCTATCTGTTCGCGTACTTCCTCGTCGGCCACATCGGCTACCGCCTGCCGCTTGCGCAGGCGGCCCCGCTCGCGGTGCTGGGCGGGCTGCTCTGCGGTGGCGTGCTGTACCTGCATCTCGGCCCGGGCCACGAGGCGTTGCCCTGGGGCCTGGGATTGTCCACCACCCTGCCGGTGGTGATGGGGATCATCAGCCGCAGTCGACAGCGGGCGGTGGAGGCCGTGATCGAATCCGCCGAATCCGCCGAGCGCGCCGCCCGCGCCGAGGCCCGCACGGCCGCACTGGCCGAGCGCAGCCGGATCGCCCGGGACGTGCACGACGTCCTCGCACACTCGCTGGCCGGCATCAACATGCAACTCGAACTCGTCGACGCCCTCCTCGACACGGGCGACCTGGCCAAGGTTCGCGAAGCCAACGACAAGGCGCACAGTCTGGTGAAAGAGAGCCTGAAGCAGGCCCAATGGACCGTCCACGCGCTGCGCGAGGACGCGCTGCCGCTCATGGCGAGCCTGACCGCCATGGTCGAGTCGTCGGGCCACCGGGACGCGCTCACCGTCGGCGGCACCGTACGCGAACCACCCGCCCGGACGGTCCAGCACCTGCTGCGGATCGCCCAGGAGGCGCTGACCAACGCCGCCCGGCACGCCCCCGGCGGCGATGTGCGGGTGGAGGTGACGTTCGCAGCCGCGTCGATCACACTGCGGATCCGCAACGGCCCCGCCACCTTGGAGGCGGCCGGGCCCGGCGGCGGCATGGGACTGATCGGCATGCGCGAACGCATCGCCATGGTGGACGGAACCCTCACGGCCGGACCGATCACCGAAGGACCGGAACGAGGCGGCTGGCAGGTGGAGGCGGTGATCCCGGAATGA